The DNA region ATTTATTTTCAATCTGAGCTTCAAGCATTAGAGATATAATTTCCTGTAATACTTCTTCTTTTTCTATAGCTGCTAAATTACTGTTTTTAATATAAGTGGTTATGGATTTATATAGGGCTAGATTTTCCGTATTTAATTTTTTTTCTTGCACTAATCTTAATTTTAATAGTTTCAATGTTAATATCATTACTATCCCTCCAATACAGTGTCAACATTTTTTTTTATTTCTTTCCAAGAAAGGATGAAGTCTTGTAAATTTTTTTCTCCATCTTCTGTAAGGTAATAGTATTTTCTCATAGGGCCTAGAGGAGAATTTTTCATAATGGAGTATAATAAGTTTTTCTTCTCTAAACGTATGAGTATAGGATATACACTACCTTCTGAGATTTCACTGAATCCATAATTTATTAAACTTTCACATATGGCATAACCATACGTTTCTTTATCTTTAACTATTTTTAAAATACATCCTTCTAATAAACCCTTTAATATTTGGGTTGTACTTGCCATATAATCACCTACTTTGTATTGCATAATAGTCTTTATAAATTATATAATATATCGACTACTATGTAATGCCAAGTAGTACTATATTAATATTTACAAAATAATTGTTGTAAATTAAATGTAAACATTGAGAAATAATTAAATGTTATGATTATCCCACAATAAGTATTCCATTCCATTGTACCTTATTGTGGGTTAATCATGTTATAATAAAGTGTTATGTAAGTGAATATTAGGATAGAGGTATTGAACTAAGTATATGTGGATATTGTTTAATACAAAATAATTAGTCAATTACGAGATAAATTATCTACTGAAACACGCTGCTGAAGATAAAATAAATAGTTTTTTCTAATACGGAATATTGAAATTTCAGGTAGTAAAATATGTGGATAAAATATGTTGATGGGGGAATATAGCGGATATGGTTTCAATGGAAGTTAAAAATTTAATAAAAAATTATGGCAAAGAGAAAGCAGTTAGTGGTATTTCATTTCAGTTAAATGCAGGTGAGATTACAGTTCTTGCAGGACCAAATGGAGCAGGAAAAACTACAACTATAAAGTGCATATTGTCTCTCTTAAGAAAAGATGAAGGAGAGGTTTTTATATGTGGCAAGAGCATTAAGGAAAAATCTATAAGAGAAAAATTAGCATATATGCCTGAAACACCAGATATATATCCATATCTTACAGTATGGGAACATTTAAAATTTATAGCCTTAGCTTATAAATTAAATAATTGGGAAGAAAATGCAGAGAAAATGTTAAAATTATTTGGAATTTGGGATAAAAAGGATAAAATAAGTAAAAATTTATCCAAAGGAATGAAGCAAAAGGTATCTATTTGCATGGCACTTTTACATAATCCAGATATATTTTTGATAGATGAGCCCTTTGTAGGCTTAGATCCGAAAGGAATTAAAGATT from Haloimpatiens massiliensis includes:
- a CDS encoding ABC transporter ATP-binding protein; translation: MVSMEVKNLIKNYGKEKAVSGISFQLNAGEITVLAGPNGAGKTTTIKCILSLLRKDEGEVFICGKSIKEKSIREKLAYMPETPDIYPYLTVWEHLKFIALAYKLNNWEENAEKMLKLFGIWDKKDKISKNLSKGMKQKVSICMALLHNPDIFLIDEPFVGLDPKGIKDFKDILKLLRNEGKTILISTHILSSVEELNDKIIIMKKGKIIANGSKQELRDLIGTEENMSLEDIFLKISE
- a CDS encoding PadR family transcriptional regulator, giving the protein MASTTQILKGLLEGCILKIVKDKETYGYAICESLINYGFSEISEGSVYPILIRLEKKNLLYSIMKNSPLGPMRKYYYLTEDGEKNLQDFILSWKEIKKNVDTVLEG